Proteins encoded together in one Calditrichota bacterium window:
- a CDS encoding nitrate reductase subunit alpha, whose amino-acid sequence MSWITDLFDPKQREWEDLYRNRWSYDKIIRSTHGVNCTGGCSWNIYVKNGIVTWEMQALDYPIIDKDIPPYEPRGCQRGISYSWYIYSPIRVKYPYVRGALIDLWREAKRNFPDNPVAAWDSIVSNPESRARYHSARGKGGLRRFSWDEALEILSAANIHTVQKHGPDRIAGFSPIPAMSMVSYAAGARFMQLMGGVSLSFYDWYCDLPPASPEIWGEQTDVAESADWFKSGFIAVVGSNVLMTRTPDAHFLVEARHRGAKVVVFSPDFSMVSKVSDEWVPIHQGQDSAFWMSVGHTILRENYVERRVPYFTEYQQRFTDGPILVQLHKQSDGSFKPGQYLRVSQVDAITGIDKPDWKFLMIDSKSGELRLPQGTIGHRWQDKKGQWNLKLEDERTGAEFDPLLMLDASKDELVTVSIPEFSSEKGDGRIESKVPVRKIQTAQGDIYVTTAFELLISSYGVSRDSSKPVPYDEPDHCYTPAWQEKFTGVSGDVVLRFARNWATTAEKTNGRCSVIIGAGVNHWYHNNLIYRSIISSLMLCGCVGKNGGGLNHYVGQEKLVPQTSWAPIAFGTDWSAPPRLQNTPSFHYVHSDQWRYDGKMDEVCPVADRSHSMASGHTMDRQIQAVRAGWLPSYPQFDQSSIDVAREARHNGAGDEAAIVKNVVERLKSKKLKFAVEDPDSPKCFPRIFYIWRGNALMSSAKGHEYFLKHYLGTHTNLIATERAKELVEDVTWHDKVELGKMDLVVDVNYRMDSSALYSDIILPAATYYEKNDLNSTDMHSFIHPLQAAVPACWESKSDWDIFREIARATSKLAEKHLPDPVEDVVTAPLAHDTPAEIAQPAVKDWSKGECEAIPGKTMPVIKVVTRDYKNVFNKFVSLGPNFRNGLGMHGIQFDVADMYDSYMENNPTEKWGGKEYPSLREDVLVCEAILNFAPETNGELAYRSYKAEAVRTGLDHSHAAEKTRSVRITFEDIAAQPRRILTTPFWTGVTNDNRTYSAYCQNVEGDIPWRTLSGRQHYYLDHETYIAYGENLPTYKPRPAREILGDLTMSKPAGGTLVLNYLTPHGKWSIHSTYGDTLRMRTLSRGHDPIWINDKDALLLGVEDNDWVEIFNDHGVVCTCANVSARIPRGMCFIYHSPERTIGIPKSPERGNRRAGGHNSLTRARLKPLFMIGGYGQFTYAFNYWGPPGVNRDTFVAVKKLEKINY is encoded by the coding sequence ATGAGCTGGATCACAGATCTCTTCGATCCCAAACAGCGGGAATGGGAAGACCTTTATAGAAACCGCTGGTCCTACGACAAGATCATTCGAAGTACGCACGGTGTCAATTGCACGGGCGGTTGCAGTTGGAATATCTATGTCAAGAACGGTATCGTCACGTGGGAAATGCAAGCTCTGGACTATCCGATAATCGACAAAGATATTCCTCCCTACGAACCGCGCGGCTGTCAACGCGGAATCTCGTACTCATGGTATATCTATAGCCCTATTCGCGTAAAGTATCCTTACGTTCGCGGCGCTCTGATCGACTTGTGGCGCGAAGCGAAACGCAACTTCCCGGACAATCCTGTCGCCGCATGGGATTCCATTGTATCAAATCCGGAATCACGCGCGCGATATCACTCGGCGCGCGGCAAAGGCGGACTCCGGCGGTTTAGCTGGGACGAAGCGTTAGAAATTCTCTCTGCGGCAAACATTCACACAGTGCAGAAGCACGGCCCCGACCGTATCGCGGGATTCTCGCCGATTCCTGCAATGTCGATGGTGAGTTACGCCGCTGGAGCGCGCTTTATGCAGCTCATGGGCGGCGTTTCACTTTCATTCTATGATTGGTACTGCGATTTGCCGCCGGCCTCTCCAGAAATTTGGGGCGAGCAGACAGATGTCGCGGAGAGCGCGGACTGGTTCAAATCCGGATTTATCGCGGTCGTCGGTTCCAATGTTTTGATGACCAGAACTCCCGATGCGCATTTTCTTGTTGAAGCACGGCATCGTGGAGCAAAGGTCGTCGTTTTCTCGCCGGATTTCTCGATGGTTTCCAAAGTCTCGGACGAGTGGGTGCCCATTCATCAGGGGCAAGATTCCGCTTTCTGGATGTCCGTCGGGCATACGATATTGCGCGAAAACTATGTCGAACGCCGCGTTCCCTATTTCACGGAATATCAGCAACGCTTTACGGACGGCCCGATTCTCGTACAGCTGCACAAACAATCTGACGGAAGTTTCAAGCCGGGTCAATACCTGCGAGTGTCGCAAGTTGATGCCATAACGGGCATCGACAAGCCCGACTGGAAATTCTTGATGATTGATTCCAAGAGTGGCGAGCTGCGCCTTCCGCAAGGAACGATCGGGCATCGCTGGCAAGACAAAAAGGGTCAGTGGAATCTGAAACTTGAAGATGAGCGCACAGGAGCGGAGTTCGATCCGCTATTAATGCTGGATGCAAGCAAAGATGAGCTGGTCACTGTGAGTATCCCTGAGTTCTCATCGGAAAAGGGTGACGGACGAATCGAGTCCAAAGTCCCTGTCCGTAAGATTCAGACGGCGCAAGGCGATATTTATGTGACCACGGCTTTTGAACTCCTGATCTCAAGTTACGGCGTTAGCCGCGATTCGAGTAAGCCGGTTCCCTACGATGAACCCGATCACTGTTATACTCCGGCGTGGCAGGAAAAATTTACGGGAGTTTCCGGCGACGTCGTACTTCGATTCGCGCGCAACTGGGCGACGACCGCCGAAAAAACAAATGGCCGCTGCAGCGTGATCATCGGCGCCGGTGTGAACCACTGGTATCATAACAATCTAATCTACAGATCCATAATTTCAAGTCTGATGCTGTGCGGCTGTGTCGGAAAAAATGGCGGCGGTCTCAACCACTATGTGGGACAGGAGAAACTTGTTCCGCAAACTTCATGGGCTCCGATTGCTTTCGGTACGGATTGGTCCGCACCGCCCCGGCTTCAGAATACTCCGTCCTTCCACTATGTGCATTCTGATCAGTGGCGCTACGACGGGAAGATGGACGAAGTCTGCCCCGTCGCCGATCGCTCGCATTCGATGGCTTCCGGCCATACGATGGACCGGCAGATTCAAGCAGTTCGCGCAGGTTGGCTTCCGTCATATCCTCAATTCGATCAATCTTCAATCGACGTGGCTCGTGAAGCACGGCACAATGGCGCCGGAGATGAAGCGGCCATTGTCAAGAACGTCGTTGAACGTCTGAAATCGAAAAAGCTCAAGTTCGCGGTCGAAGATCCGGATTCGCCGAAATGCTTCCCGCGAATTTTCTATATCTGGCGGGGCAATGCGTTGATGTCATCTGCGAAAGGGCATGAGTATTTTCTCAAACACTATCTCGGGACTCATACAAATCTCATTGCCACCGAGCGCGCTAAAGAGCTTGTCGAAGATGTGACATGGCACGACAAAGTCGAACTCGGCAAGATGGACTTGGTCGTGGACGTCAACTATCGCATGGACTCATCGGCGCTCTATTCGGACATCATATTGCCGGCGGCGACCTACTACGAAAAAAATGATCTCAACTCGACGGACATGCATAGCTTTATACACCCGCTTCAGGCGGCTGTTCCGGCTTGCTGGGAGTCGAAAAGCGACTGGGATATTTTCCGCGAGATCGCAAGAGCAACCTCTAAACTAGCGGAAAAACATCTCCCGGATCCCGTTGAAGATGTCGTGACGGCTCCGCTTGCACACGACACTCCGGCAGAGATCGCGCAGCCTGCGGTTAAGGATTGGTCAAAGGGCGAGTGCGAAGCCATTCCCGGAAAGACGATGCCCGTCATCAAAGTCGTCACGCGTGACTACAAGAATGTCTTTAACAAGTTCGTCAGCCTCGGACCCAATTTCCGAAACGGACTCGGCATGCACGGCATTCAATTTGATGTCGCGGATATGTACGACTCCTACATGGAAAATAACCCCACGGAAAAATGGGGCGGCAAAGAATATCCCTCGCTTCGTGAAGATGTTTTGGTTTGCGAAGCGATTTTGAATTTCGCTCCGGAGACAAATGGCGAGTTGGCTTACCGATCGTACAAAGCGGAAGCGGTCAGAACCGGATTAGATCACTCACATGCCGCCGAAAAAACGCGCTCGGTTCGGATTACTTTCGAAGACATCGCAGCGCAGCCGCGCAGAATTCTCACCACGCCCTTCTGGACGGGCGTCACGAACGACAACAGAACGTATTCGGCGTACTGTCAAAATGTGGAAGGTGATATTCCGTGGCGAACTCTGAGCGGCAGACAGCACTACTACCTCGACCACGAGACGTACATCGCTTACGGCGAAAATCTTCCGACGTATAAACCCCGTCCCGCGCGCGAGATTCTCGGGGATTTGACAATGTCCAAACCGGCCGGAGGAACACTGGTTCTGAATTACCTTACGCCGCACGGAAAATGGTCTATTCATTCGACGTACGGCGATACACTGAGAATGCGCACGCTGAGCCGCGGCCACGATCCGATCTGGATCAATGATAAGGACGCGCTGTTGCTTGGCGTTGAAGATAATGATTGGGTTGAAATCTTCAACGATCACGGCGTGGTGTGTACTTGCGCGAATGTCAGCGCGCGAATCCCTCGCGGTATGTGTTTCATCTACCACTCTCCGGAACGAACCATCGGTATTCCCAAATCTCCCGAACGCGGGAATCGTCGCGCAGGCGGTCACAACAGTTTGACGCGCGCGCGACTCAAGCCGCTCTTTATGATCGGCGGATATGGGCAATTTACTTACGCCTTCAATTATTGGGGCCCACCCGGAGTGAATCGGGATACTTTTGTGGCCGTGAAGAAACTTGAAAAAATCAATTATTAG
- a CDS encoding c-type cytochrome: MKHIVLLFALFLSFNLRASIAQESDSVTVAADSAQTQDTTVQVDVAAQSYAQKCAGCHTIGGGKLTGPDLLPTRAWPKADLSAKVKLMEPRVGPLTQQDIDQFVELLHDSRAQERVHIAQELAAKAVAAKLEPASKSEGQKLFEGATSLTNGGIACITCHRAGAQGGTFGPDLTSLHTRLSKVAMISAIQQTQYKVMSGTYQNHPITAQEAVHLAEYLTSPELMPQESSEKSVPILGASLGVIGFLIVVGLYRKRSRNNFSRQRGMA, translated from the coding sequence ATGAAGCACATCGTTCTTCTGTTCGCACTTTTCTTGTCATTCAATCTCAGGGCTTCAATTGCGCAAGAGTCGGATTCCGTGACTGTAGCTGCAGATTCGGCGCAAACACAAGACACGACAGTGCAGGTCGATGTGGCAGCGCAGAGCTATGCTCAGAAATGCGCGGGGTGTCACACGATCGGAGGTGGAAAACTCACCGGTCCCGATCTCCTTCCTACTCGTGCGTGGCCGAAAGCGGACCTTTCTGCAAAGGTGAAACTAATGGAACCCCGGGTAGGCCCCCTGACTCAACAGGACATCGATCAGTTTGTCGAGTTACTGCACGATTCACGGGCGCAGGAGCGCGTCCACATCGCGCAAGAACTGGCAGCGAAGGCCGTTGCTGCAAAGCTCGAACCTGCGTCAAAGAGTGAAGGTCAAAAACTGTTTGAAGGCGCAACCTCATTAACGAACGGTGGCATCGCTTGCATTACTTGTCACAGAGCAGGTGCGCAGGGCGGTACGTTTGGTCCGGATCTCACTTCATTGCATACTCGACTCAGCAAAGTAGCAATGATCTCGGCTATTCAACAAACTCAGTACAAAGTAATGTCTGGGACCTATCAGAATCACCCGATTACTGCGCAAGAAGCCGTACACCTTGCCGAGTATCTCACATCGCCGGAGCTGATGCCCCAAGAAAGCTCGGAGAAAAGCGTGCCCATTCTTGGCGCATCGCTCGGAGTCATCGGCTTCTTGATTGTAGTTGGACTTTATAGAAAGCGCTCGCGCAACAACTTTTCGCGTCAACGAGGTATGGCATGA
- a CDS encoding MOSC domain-containing protein, whose translation MLEQPHANSKSTISGRVVAISTSTRRGIPKSNRDEVRLIENWGLEGDIHAGDWHRQVSLLAMESVQKMRDKGVPVRPGAFAENITTEFIDIPNLTIGTRVTIGDSELEITQIGKECHQKCAIYYRAGDCVMPREGIFAIVKRGGTIKIGDDVVVHDEQGESKHVQITTGAVGS comes from the coding sequence ATGCTTGAGCAACCGCACGCCAACTCAAAATCAACGATCTCCGGCAGAGTCGTCGCAATTTCCACGAGTACCCGCCGCGGCATTCCAAAATCCAACCGCGATGAGGTACGCTTGATCGAAAACTGGGGACTGGAAGGCGACATACATGCAGGCGATTGGCACAGGCAGGTCAGCTTACTCGCCATGGAAAGCGTTCAAAAGATGCGGGATAAAGGTGTGCCGGTTCGACCGGGCGCCTTCGCGGAAAACATCACAACCGAGTTCATTGATATCCCCAACCTGACGATTGGCACACGCGTGACCATAGGAGATTCCGAACTTGAAATCACGCAAATCGGAAAAGAGTGCCATCAGAAGTGCGCAATTTACTATCGCGCAGGAGACTGCGTCATGCCTCGCGAGGGAATTTTTGCGATTGTAAAGCGCGGCGGCACTATCAAGATCGGCGACGACGTTGTGGTACACGACGAACAGGGTGAAAGCAAACATGTCCAAATCACAACCGGTGCGGTAGGCTCATGA
- the moaA gene encoding GTP 3',8-cyclase MoaA: MSQLIDRFGRIHDYLRISVTDRCNLRCTYCMPEEGIGWKSSNLLLNSDEIVRVARLMAEMGVKKIRLTGGEPTTRSDLSLLVSRLAEIPGIEDICLTTNGVLFSKFAEDLKRAGLSHVNISLDSLNRENFIRIARRDLLDSVLKSLDAALDCGFEQVKLNMVVMAGTNEHEMPDFVEVARTKPVNVRFIEYMPFKGNRWDPRGVVTYNEMRSRLEASYDLRALPDTYISNRVAEDFMIPGFLGKVSFIASMSNSFCSTCSRLRLTADGALKACLFFPAQVHLRESLRANQSDEVIRCLITDAVQSKPKGHPDPSELEQLNDLSMIEIGG, translated from the coding sequence ATGTCGCAACTGATCGACCGCTTCGGCAGGATACACGATTACTTGAGGATTTCCGTCACTGATCGCTGCAATCTCCGGTGTACCTACTGCATGCCTGAGGAAGGCATAGGCTGGAAGTCCTCTAATCTGCTTCTGAATTCCGATGAAATCGTGCGCGTCGCTCGCTTGATGGCCGAAATGGGTGTCAAGAAAATCCGCCTAACCGGAGGTGAACCCACGACTCGCAGTGATCTTTCGCTTCTGGTTTCGCGACTCGCCGAAATCCCCGGAATCGAAGACATTTGCCTCACAACAAACGGAGTGCTCTTTTCAAAGTTTGCAGAAGACCTAAAGCGCGCAGGTTTGTCGCATGTAAACATTAGTCTCGACAGCCTGAATCGCGAGAACTTCATCCGGATCGCCCGTCGTGACTTGCTGGACAGCGTGCTCAAATCGCTGGACGCAGCACTTGATTGCGGCTTCGAGCAAGTCAAACTCAACATGGTAGTCATGGCCGGCACAAACGAACATGAGATGCCCGATTTTGTCGAAGTTGCTCGAACGAAACCGGTAAATGTCCGTTTCATCGAATATATGCCGTTCAAAGGCAATCGCTGGGATCCTCGCGGAGTCGTAACGTACAACGAAATGCGCTCGCGCCTCGAAGCGAGCTATGATCTCCGCGCGCTCCCGGACACATACATCAGCAACCGCGTGGCGGAAGACTTCATGATCCCTGGATTTCTCGGAAAAGTGAGTTTCATTGCATCGATGTCGAATAGCTTTTGTTCGACCTGCTCACGACTGCGCTTAACTGCCGACGGAGCGCTTAAGGCTTGCCTGTTTTTCCCTGCGCAAGTTCACCTGCGCGAGAGCCTTCGGGCAAATCAGTCCGATGAAGTCATCCGGTGTCTGATCACAGATGCAGTGCAGAGTAAACCGAAAGGTCATCCCGATCCTTCGGAACTCGAGCAATTAAATGACCTCAGCATGATCGAAATTGGAGGATAA
- a CDS encoding Rrf2 family transcriptional regulator: MLFSHSAAYAVRALTWLACQPKDSRWLANVVATQEGIPLPYLSKVLGVLKSQGLVSSIRGPNGGYTLTQAPDTITLLMISEMFDTEKKLSSCVLAYGECGKTTRCPFEQFWENSKSTLKNLLESTTIETLASISRETASSNTPNSKS; encoded by the coding sequence ATGTTGTTTTCACATTCAGCGGCTTATGCGGTTCGGGCCCTCACCTGGCTGGCCTGTCAGCCCAAGGACAGTCGCTGGTTGGCAAATGTGGTCGCAACTCAGGAGGGTATCCCCCTGCCTTATCTCAGCAAAGTCCTCGGAGTGCTGAAATCGCAGGGGTTAGTTTCTTCAATTCGCGGCCCCAACGGCGGATACACTCTTACTCAGGCACCGGACACGATCACGCTTCTTATGATATCAGAAATGTTCGACACAGAGAAAAAACTTAGCTCGTGTGTTCTGGCCTACGGTGAATGCGGCAAAACCACGCGGTGCCCGTTTGAGCAGTTCTGGGAAAACTCAAAATCTACACTAAAAAACCTGCTCGAATCCACTACGATTGAAACGCTTGCCAGCATCAGCCGCGAAACTGCTTCTTCAAATACTCCAAATTCTAAATCTTGA
- a CDS encoding molybdenum cofactor guanylyltransferase, translated as MGESQQKQKIVAAILAGGLSSRMGTPKAGVRLSSGLTVFETVWRILDGLNLPRIIVGHAQGIESTSLGKPIIIPDAVERRGPVGALLGLLQSGLGTHYLVVGCDQILLTPDLLQTLVSEVAGRPIVLGRPDGRVSPLPALIPETAIRHVEELLCHEQASLRKLLEIADARTISISEKEFERLRSVNTPQDLAELDRSLNQ; from the coding sequence ATGGGCGAGTCTCAGCAAAAACAGAAAATCGTGGCCGCGATTTTGGCCGGAGGACTGAGTTCACGCATGGGTACTCCGAAAGCCGGGGTGCGCTTGTCGTCCGGACTGACTGTCTTCGAAACCGTGTGGAGAATTTTGGACGGCTTGAATCTTCCAAGAATCATTGTGGGGCATGCGCAAGGAATCGAATCAACTTCTCTGGGAAAGCCGATAATAATACCTGATGCAGTCGAGCGGCGCGGGCCGGTCGGGGCGCTGCTTGGACTTTTGCAAAGCGGACTCGGCACACACTATCTCGTGGTCGGATGTGACCAAATTCTGCTGACTCCAGACCTGCTTCAAACTCTCGTATCAGAAGTCGCCGGACGTCCAATCGTATTGGGACGACCGGATGGACGTGTCAGTCCGTTGCCCGCACTCATTCCCGAAACCGCGATCCGACACGTCGAAGAATTGCTTTGCCATGAGCAAGCATCACTGCGCAAACTGCTTGAGATCGCCGACGCCAGGACCATTTCTATAAGCGAAAAAGAATTTGAACGGCTTCGCAGCGTAAATACTCCGCAAGATCTGGCGGAACTGGATCGTTCGCTAAATCAATAA
- a CDS encoding bifunctional molybdenum cofactor biosynthesis protein MoaC/MoaB: MIDVSKKSPTLRIAVAESTLRISPATIERILARTVPKGDPLEVARVAGIMAAKRTQDIIPFCHPVPIEFIGIEHKIVDNRITLSATVKGIYRTGMEMEAMTAAAVAALTVYDMLKMLDDDMEIESVKLIEKRGGKSDFKTRIVAPLHAAVLVLSDSVSAGKKSDASGLLIKEVLTNSGIIVDTYEILPDERTAIIEKLRDYCDRSRLDLVVTTGGTGFSPRDTTPEAMQEVIERSIPGIPEAMRAYGQQRTPYAMLSRSAAGIRGQTLILNLPGSKRGVQESLDALFPALLHAFPMMRSGGHENPK; this comes from the coding sequence ATGATCGACGTATCAAAAAAATCGCCAACTCTTAGAATCGCGGTTGCCGAATCCACTCTTCGAATTTCGCCGGCGACAATTGAACGCATACTTGCGCGCACGGTGCCCAAAGGAGATCCGCTGGAGGTCGCTCGAGTCGCGGGCATTATGGCGGCAAAGCGAACTCAAGACATCATCCCGTTTTGCCATCCGGTGCCCATCGAGTTCATAGGCATCGAGCACAAAATAGTTGACAATCGAATCACGTTGAGTGCGACGGTCAAGGGGATTTACCGAACAGGTATGGAGATGGAAGCCATGACCGCCGCGGCAGTTGCCGCATTGACCGTGTACGACATGCTCAAAATGCTTGACGACGACATGGAAATCGAATCCGTTAAGTTGATTGAAAAGCGCGGCGGAAAATCAGATTTCAAAACACGCATTGTTGCTCCGCTTCATGCTGCCGTATTGGTATTGTCGGATTCGGTTTCGGCAGGCAAGAAATCCGATGCGTCCGGGCTACTCATCAAAGAAGTCCTCACGAACTCGGGAATCATCGTTGACACCTACGAGATTTTGCCAGATGAAAGAACTGCAATTATTGAGAAGTTGAGAGACTATTGCGACCGGTCACGTCTGGATCTTGTGGTTACGACCGGCGGCACCGGATTCAGTCCAAGGGACACCACTCCCGAAGCAATGCAGGAAGTCATCGAACGCAGCATTCCCGGGATACCGGAAGCGATGCGCGCCTACGGTCAGCAGCGTACGCCTTACGCGATGCTTTCTCGTTCTGCGGCCGGTATCAGAGGTCAAACGTTGATTCTCAATCTTCCGGGCTCGAAACGCGGCGTGCAGGAGTCCCTCGACGCGCTCTTCCCGGCTTTGCTGCATGCGTTCCCCATGATGCGGAGCGGTGGGCATGAAAATCCGAAATAG
- a CDS encoding molybdopterin molybdotransferase MoeA codes for MISIADAKRIILESCAHGGHEVRLLADSMNFYLAEDLTTKFPIPRFDNSAVDGFAVKSQDTISATKDAPSQLQIAGTVHTGEATKSSLKTGQASRVFTGAPVPDGADAVVMLEDTTSDHDVVKITAPLDHGRNIRLAGEEFKTGDTCMSAHTQMTPPAIALASSLGITQIKVYKKPRVALVITGSELLEPGSELGPAQIYDSNQLGLTTALAGMGIVVTRAVRCADNINDTCHALGEALNSADAVITSGGASVGDVDYIKPALSNLGAKIDIESIAIKPGKPTIHARVGSKHVFGLPGNPVAALVVFALIVRPALQVMSGANYSEPIQISARLGSTINKRTTRTEFVRASLSNDNGELVAIPCHGQQSHMLGGLVHADCLIVGDGEPGTIREGEPVKVILLPWN; via the coding sequence ATGATTAGCATAGCGGACGCAAAGAGAATAATTCTTGAATCGTGCGCGCACGGCGGACACGAAGTCCGGTTGCTTGCGGACTCGATGAACTTCTACCTTGCCGAAGATCTGACCACCAAGTTCCCGATCCCACGATTCGACAACAGCGCGGTAGATGGATTTGCAGTCAAGTCTCAGGATACGATCTCCGCAACGAAAGATGCACCCTCGCAGCTTCAGATTGCCGGAACCGTGCACACGGGCGAAGCGACAAAATCAAGTCTAAAAACCGGTCAAGCGTCGCGCGTCTTTACGGGTGCGCCTGTTCCAGATGGTGCGGACGCCGTCGTGATGCTCGAAGATACCACGAGTGACCACGACGTGGTCAAAATTACCGCGCCACTCGATCACGGCCGAAACATTCGACTCGCGGGCGAGGAGTTCAAGACTGGTGATACATGTATGTCCGCGCACACCCAAATGACTCCGCCTGCAATTGCACTTGCATCGTCGCTTGGCATTACTCAAATCAAAGTTTACAAGAAACCACGCGTCGCGCTGGTAATCACTGGATCCGAACTCCTTGAGCCGGGGAGCGAACTTGGCCCCGCACAGATTTACGATTCAAATCAGCTTGGATTAACGACGGCGCTTGCCGGGATGGGCATTGTTGTCACTCGCGCCGTTCGCTGTGCAGACAACATAAATGATACATGCCACGCATTGGGCGAAGCACTGAATTCAGCCGATGCAGTCATAACTTCTGGCGGCGCATCCGTCGGCGATGTTGATTACATCAAGCCTGCGCTAAGCAACTTGGGTGCTAAGATAGACATAGAGAGTATTGCGATTAAGCCGGGCAAACCTACGATCCATGCAAGAGTTGGATCCAAACATGTATTTGGATTACCCGGAAATCCGGTCGCCGCGCTTGTCGTATTCGCACTTATTGTTCGGCCTGCGCTGCAAGTGATGTCAGGAGCAAACTATAGTGAGCCGATTCAAATCTCTGCGCGTTTGGGCTCAACAATTAATAAACGCACTACTCGTACGGAGTTCGTGAGAGCAAGTCTTTCCAACGATAACGGAGAGTTAGTGGCTATACCTTGCCACGGTCAGCAGTCCCATATGCTTGGAGGTTTGGTCCACGCAGACTGTTTGATCGTCGGTGACGGCGAGCCGGGAACGATTCGTGAAGGTGAACCTGTCAAAGTGATTTTGCTGCCGTGGAACTAG
- a CDS encoding sulfite exporter TauE/SafE family protein, with product MIEQNTVQYVLLPTIIFLVATIYSSVGHGGASGYLAVLSFFSYSPEQMSSSALLLNVMVATLAFAMYWRGGHKLPAFSWLIILVAVPFAFFGGMLRVDAHIYKLLLSAVLVFAAIRIGAVRNGDKETELRLPHTWSVIGSGSAIGLLSGIVGVGGGIFLSPLALLLRWATVKPVATLSAVFILVNSLAGLAGRAVTNSLTLAPATGVIAGAFLGGLLGSYFGANRVSPMWLRRLLAIVLVIASIKLILTSIKS from the coding sequence ATGATTGAGCAAAATACGGTACAATACGTTCTGCTGCCGACGATTATTTTCCTTGTGGCGACGATCTATTCGTCAGTCGGTCATGGAGGTGCGTCAGGCTATCTCGCCGTACTGAGCTTTTTTTCTTATTCGCCGGAGCAAATGTCAAGTTCGGCACTGCTATTGAATGTCATGGTCGCAACGCTCGCATTTGCGATGTACTGGCGCGGAGGACACAAGCTTCCGGCTTTTTCGTGGCTCATTATACTCGTTGCTGTGCCGTTTGCATTTTTTGGTGGAATGCTTCGAGTAGATGCTCATATCTACAAACTGCTGTTGTCGGCGGTTTTGGTGTTTGCCGCGATTAGAATTGGTGCGGTAAGAAATGGCGATAAAGAGACCGAGCTTCGATTGCCGCACACATGGAGCGTGATTGGCAGCGGAAGCGCGATTGGTTTGCTGTCGGGTATTGTAGGTGTTGGCGGCGGGATTTTCCTTAGTCCGTTGGCTCTGCTTCTTAGATGGGCGACAGTAAAACCCGTGGCAACACTTTCCGCAGTCTTTATTCTGGTTAACTCGCTTGCCGGATTGGCTGGTCGTGCCGTGACAAACAGTTTAACGCTCGCCCCTGCGACAGGAGTGATTGCCGGAGCCTTTCTCGGCGGACTTCTCGGATCTTATTTCGGCGCGAACCGGGTTAGTCCGATGTGGCTTCGCCGGCTCCTGGCAATTGTCTTGGTAATTGCTTCGATAAAGCTTATCCTTACTTCGATCAAATCATAG
- a CDS encoding Rrf2 family transcriptional regulator — MIFSRQTGYAIRALVHLAQNADQGALLANAIAKTENLPAPFLSKLLRDLSSNGFVSSSKGPGGGFTLLRKPDKIALYDVFILFDGLTLAQDCILGHGVCSDETACCVHQLWKSKKAEVENFLKQTTIADLVKMRDKRPWVLRP; from the coding sequence GTGATTTTTTCCCGACAAACAGGTTATGCAATACGGGCTTTGGTTCACCTGGCCCAGAATGCGGATCAGGGAGCACTCTTGGCAAACGCGATTGCCAAAACGGAGAATCTTCCCGCTCCGTTTTTATCAAAGCTGCTTCGTGACTTGTCGTCCAACGGCTTTGTCAGCTCGAGTAAAGGACCGGGAGGCGGTTTTACGTTGCTTCGCAAACCTGATAAGATCGCGCTTTACGACGTGTTCATACTATTCGACGGTCTGACTCTTGCGCAAGATTGCATACTTGGTCACGGCGTTTGCAGCGATGAGACGGCTTGCTGCGTTCATCAGTTGTGGAAGTCCAAGAAAGCCGAGGTTGAGAATTTTCTAAAGCAAACTACGATTGCCGATCTTGTAAAGATGCGTGACAAAAGGCCATGGGTCTTGCGACCCTAA